One window from the genome of Blastopirellula retiformator encodes:
- a CDS encoding glycosyltransferase: protein MNSTCHPPCVAHFVHSAFELTETFVFDFVRSPRRYESWAYAATRINQDQFPIEHVLLREMPAAGVGRLVSRFVKRVFSRSRIGPAEFVRQVQPTVVHAHFGPRGWEALAMCERHKLPLVTSFYGRDASAIPNEEGWRARYKLLFQSGDAFIVEGPAMRERLVALECPPEKIHIVPLIFDGAYKFRERQLVEGEELKLVFVGRFVDKKGLPILLRALGVSQDKIGPFRLSVIGDGPCREEMEHLANELGIANRVVFCGYCSRDAMKSELEASHILVAPSRTAADGDTEGGAPTILVEAMAMGLPIASTTHADIPFVCSAYVDFLAEEDDVPDLADKIVRLRESHRQWPQLAQSALRHVQTQHSLENIEKLEDVYDLVSRARL, encoded by the coding sequence CCTTGTGTCGCTCATTTCGTTCACTCCGCATTTGAGCTTACCGAGACGTTCGTATTTGACTTCGTACGTTCTCCAAGACGTTACGAGAGTTGGGCCTACGCCGCTACCCGCATCAATCAAGACCAATTCCCAATCGAGCATGTGCTACTTCGCGAAATGCCGGCTGCTGGAGTAGGAAGACTTGTTTCGCGGTTCGTCAAACGCGTTTTCTCGCGATCGCGGATAGGTCCGGCGGAGTTTGTGCGGCAAGTTCAACCTACCGTTGTCCATGCTCACTTCGGTCCCCGTGGATGGGAAGCGTTGGCCATGTGCGAACGGCATAAACTACCTCTTGTGACGAGCTTTTATGGACGCGATGCGTCAGCAATTCCGAACGAGGAGGGTTGGAGAGCGAGGTACAAGTTGCTGTTTCAAAGTGGCGACGCGTTCATCGTTGAGGGGCCCGCGATGCGAGAGCGACTTGTCGCGTTGGAGTGTCCACCGGAGAAGATTCATATTGTGCCCCTGATCTTCGACGGCGCCTATAAATTTCGGGAGCGCCAACTGGTGGAAGGCGAAGAGTTGAAGCTCGTTTTTGTTGGCCGTTTCGTGGATAAGAAAGGGCTGCCGATCCTTCTTCGCGCACTGGGAGTGTCCCAGGATAAAATCGGTCCTTTTCGGTTGTCTGTCATTGGCGATGGACCTTGCCGAGAGGAAATGGAGCATTTGGCGAACGAATTGGGAATCGCGAATCGCGTCGTTTTTTGCGGGTACTGCTCGCGCGACGCCATGAAGTCGGAACTGGAGGCCTCCCACATCTTGGTCGCTCCGAGTCGAACGGCGGCGGATGGCGACACCGAAGGGGGCGCCCCGACGATCCTAGTCGAGGCGATGGCGATGGGGCTTCCCATAGCCAGTACGACGCATGCCGATATTCCTTTTGTCTGTAGCGCGTACGTCGATTTCCTAGCTGAGGAGGATGATGTTCCTGATCTTGCCGATAAGATCGTTCGATTAAGGGAATCGCACCGCCAATGGCCTCAGTTGGCTCAATCGGCTTTGCGCCACGTCCAAACGCAGCATAGTTTAGAGAATATTGAAAAACTTGAAGACGTCTACGACCTAGTATCCCGCGCTCGATTATGA